A window from candidate division KSB1 bacterium encodes these proteins:
- a CDS encoding patatin-like phospholipase family protein, producing the protein MSKKIKVGLALGGGGARGLAHIGVLKVLEANQIPIDVIAGTSIGAIAGAIYSVHLNASVLEERALAFLQAPVFHDSGIDLFQKKKAAENFFGQVAKYVKERIVINLAHSRPSLVGGWRVTRAVNFMIDDKTFESCQIPFGCVATDLITGEEVIFRRGSLRKAVAASMSIPGFLPPVQYDGRFLVDGAVVAPVPINACKLLGADVVIAVDVSQPINEVKTFENVVDIIFRSNSILSYQYKQMLLEYADVVIQPNVGEVHWSDFRNVKPMVAEGERATAQMLPKIRQLLEQKRSIWRRLFGS; encoded by the coding sequence GTGTCCAAAAAAATAAAAGTTGGCCTGGCCCTCGGCGGCGGCGGGGCGCGCGGTTTGGCGCATATCGGCGTCCTCAAGGTGCTGGAGGCGAACCAAATTCCAATTGACGTCATCGCCGGCACCAGCATCGGCGCCATTGCCGGGGCGATTTATTCCGTGCATTTGAATGCCAGCGTTCTCGAAGAGCGAGCGTTGGCATTTTTGCAAGCGCCCGTCTTTCACGACAGCGGCATCGATCTCTTCCAAAAGAAAAAAGCCGCCGAGAATTTTTTTGGCCAGGTGGCCAAATACGTCAAAGAGCGCATCGTGATCAATTTGGCGCACAGCCGGCCTTCGCTGGTCGGCGGCTGGCGGGTCACCCGCGCGGTGAATTTCATGATCGATGACAAAACCTTCGAGAGCTGCCAAATTCCTTTTGGCTGCGTCGCCACCGATCTCATCACCGGCGAAGAGGTGATTTTTCGCCGCGGCAGTTTGCGCAAGGCCGTCGCCGCCAGCATGTCGATTCCAGGATTTCTGCCGCCGGTTCAATACGATGGCCGGTTCCTGGTGGACGGCGCCGTCGTGGCGCCGGTGCCGATCAACGCCTGCAAGCTGCTCGGCGCCGACGTCGTCATCGCCGTCGATGTCAGCCAGCCGATCAACGAAGTCAAGACGTTTGAGAACGTCGTTGACATTATTTTTCGCTCCAACAGCATCCTGTCCTATCAATACAAGCAAATGCTGCTCGAGTATGCCGACGTCGTCATCCAGCCGAATGTCGGCGAGGTGCATTGGTCGGACTTCCGAAACGTCAAGCCGATGGTGGCCGAAGGCGAGCGCGCCACCGCGCAGATGCTGCCGAAAATTCGACAGCTGCTCGAGCAGAAACGCTCGATCTGGCGCCGCCTGTTCGGAAGTTGA
- a CDS encoding PTS sugar transporter subunit IIA: MRLSDFLSEKLVFLDLEAQDKLQAFRTMVARMARHNAISRPEVFLDEVIARENIESTCIGRGVAFPHTRTTCVKRPVIAFGRARHSIPFTAKEADRVQLIFVMGTPKDDSNTYLQILARLCRMLRQSRFRERLLAAATPQEVLDLFDEYDTPAVEPSQRAFEPALSTA; this comes from the coding sequence ATGCGGCTTTCTGATTTTCTTTCGGAGAAGCTCGTCTTTCTTGATCTCGAGGCGCAGGACAAGCTTCAAGCGTTTCGCACGATGGTGGCGCGAATGGCTCGGCACAACGCCATAAGCCGTCCTGAAGTTTTCCTCGACGAAGTCATTGCAAGAGAAAACATCGAATCAACTTGCATTGGCCGAGGGGTGGCTTTTCCGCATACGCGCACGACGTGCGTGAAGCGCCCGGTAATTGCATTTGGCCGCGCCCGACACAGTATTCCGTTTACGGCCAAAGAAGCCGATCGGGTGCAATTGATTTTTGTCATGGGCACACCGAAAGACGATTCGAATACCTATTTGCAAATTCTGGCACGACTATGCCGAATGTTGCGGCAATCACGTTTCCGCGAACGCCTGCTTGCCGCCGCCACGCCGCAGGAAGTGCTCGACTTGTTTGACGAATACGACACCCCGGCGGTTGAACCATCACAAAGGGCTTTTGAACCGGCCTTATCTACCGCTTAA
- a CDS encoding MogA/MoaB family molybdenum cofactor biosynthesis protein, with amino-acid sequence MTESPLRLAILTLSDRAAAGERNDESGSIIRQMAASLTPLIIFQKILPDDRDQLIVTLKHLADHENADVILTTGGTGLSARDVTPEATLAVIQRRVPGIEEAMRAAGLAQTPYAMLSRAVAGVRGQTLIVNLPGNPKAVRENLAVILPVLPHAVKLLRAEKIPDDEHQFKISQ; translated from the coding sequence ATGACTGAATCGCCACTTCGCCTCGCCATCCTTACGTTGAGCGATCGCGCCGCCGCCGGCGAAAGGAACGATGAAAGCGGTTCGATCATTCGCCAGATGGCGGCCTCCCTCACACCTCTTATTATTTTCCAAAAAATTTTGCCCGACGACCGCGACCAACTTATCGTCACGTTGAAACATTTGGCCGATCACGAAAACGCCGACGTTATTTTAACCACCGGCGGCACCGGCCTTTCGGCGCGCGACGTGACGCCGGAAGCCACGCTGGCGGTGATTCAGCGCCGGGTGCCCGGCATCGAAGAAGCCATGCGCGCCGCCGGCCTGGCTCAGACGCCTTACGCCATGCTGTCGCGCGCCGTTGCCGGCGTGCGCGGCCAGACGTTGATCGTCAACCTGCCGGGCAATCCCAAAGCCGTGCGTGAAAATCTTGCCGTCATTCTGCCGGTTTTGCCGCACGCGGTGAAGTTGCTGCGCGCCGAAAAAATCCCCGACGACGAACATCAGTTCAAAATTTCCCAATGA
- a CDS encoding protein-disulfide reductase DsbD family protein: protein MMRHITSSMLFFAAILFCLETTHARNDEDEVNITAKAVKDSVRAGGEIKLVFHMQPQEGFHVNVEPAIKLALLDAKNFSLKAEKFSPDTNTKTLTTEDGFKIFDPKHSQPVTFAVKVAKNVKPGKHPLKAKLTYYFCSDKDGYCSFKNQEFVFNVVVVK from the coding sequence ATGATGCGTCATATAACAAGCTCAATGCTTTTTTTCGCCGCGATTTTATTTTGCCTCGAAACGACGCACGCGCGAAATGACGAGGACGAAGTTAACATCACCGCCAAAGCCGTTAAAGACAGCGTTCGCGCCGGGGGCGAAATCAAGCTGGTGTTTCACATGCAGCCGCAAGAGGGATTTCACGTCAACGTCGAGCCGGCCATCAAGCTGGCGCTGCTCGATGCCAAAAATTTCTCCTTAAAAGCGGAAAAATTTTCGCCGGATACAAACACCAAAACTCTGACCACCGAAGACGGCTTTAAAATTTTTGACCCCAAACACTCGCAGCCGGTGACTTTTGCGGTCAAAGTCGCCAAAAACGTCAAGCCCGGCAAGCATCCGTTGAAAGCCAAACTCACCTACTACTTTTGCTCGGATAAAGACGGCTACTGCAGTTTTAAAAATCAGGAGTTTGTTTTTAATGTGGTTGTTGTAAAGTAG